The following proteins are encoded in a genomic region of Eulemur rufifrons isolate Redbay chromosome 18, OSU_ERuf_1, whole genome shotgun sequence:
- the NPY5R gene encoding neuropeptide Y receptor type 5, translating into MSFYLKQDYNMDFELKEYYNKTLSAENDTAATRNSDFPVWDDYKSSVDDLQYFLIGLYTFVSLLGFMGNLLILMALMKKRNQKTTVNFLIGNLAFSDILVVLFCSPFTLTSVLLDQWMFGKVMCHVMPFLQCVSVLVSTLILISIAIVRYHMIKHPISNNLTANHGYFLIATVWTLGFAICSPLPVFHSLVELQETFGSALLSSRYLCVESWPSDSYRIAFTISLLLVQYILPLVCLTVSHTSVCRSVSCGLSNKENRLEENEMINLTLHPSKKGGPQVKLSSSHKWAYSFIRKHRRRYSKKTACVLPAPARPAQGNHSRTLPENFGSGRNQLSSSSKFIPGVPICFEMKPEENSDAHEMRVKRSVTRIKKRSRSVFYRLTILILVFAVSWMPLHLFHVVTDFNDNLISNRHFKLVYCICHLLGMMSCCLNPILYGFLNNGIKADLMSLIHCIHMS; encoded by the coding sequence ATGTCTTTTTATCTCAAGCAGGACTATAATATGGATTTTGAGCTCAAGGAGTATTACAACAAGACACTTTCTGCAGAGAATGATACTGCTGCCACTCGGAATTCTGATTTTCCAGTCTGGGATGATTATAAAAGCAGTGTAGATGACTTACAGTATTTTCTGATTGGACTCTATACATTTGTAAGTCTTCTTGGTTTTATGGGGAATCTACTTATTTTAATGGCTCTCATGAAAAAGCGTAATCAGAAGACTACAGTAAACTTCCTCATAGGAAATCTGGCCTTTTCTGATATCTTGGTTGTGCTCTTTTGCTCACCTTTCACATTGACCTCTGTCTTGCTGGATCAGTGGATGTTTGGCAAAGTCATGTGCCATGTTATGCCTTTCCTTCAATGTGTGTCGGTTTTGGTTTCcactttaattttaatatcaatTGCCATTGTCAGGTATCATATGATAAAACATCCTATATCTAATAATTTAACAGCAAACCATGGCTACTTTCTGATAGCTACTGTCTGGACACTAGGTTTTGCAATTTGTTCTCCCCTTCCGGTGTTTCACAGTCTTGTGGAACTTCAGGAAACATTTGGCTCAGCGTTGCTGAGCAGCAGgtatttatgtgttgaatcatGGCCATCTGATTCATACAGAATTGCCTTTACTATCTCTTTATTGCTGGTTCAGTATATTTTGCCCTTAGTTTGTCTAACTGTAAGTCACACCAGTGTCTGCAGGAGTGTAAGCTGCGGATTGTCCAACAAAGAAAACAGACTTGAAGAGAATGAGATGATCAACTTAACTCTCCATCCGTCCAAAAAAGGTGGACCTCAGGTGAAACTCTCCAGCAGCCATAAATGGgcttattcattcatcagaaAGCACAGAAGAAgatacagcaagaagacagcATGTGTATTACCTGCTCCAGCAAGACCTGCTCAAGGAAACCATTCTAGAACACTTCCAGAAAACTTTGGGTCTGGGAGAAATCAACTCTCTTCATCCAGTAAGTTCATACCAGGGGTCCCCATTTGCTTTGAGATGAAACCTGAAGAAAACTCAGATGCTCATGAAATGAGAGTAAAACGTTCTGtcacaagaataaaaaagagatcTCGAAGTGTTTTCTACAGACTGACCATATTGATATTAGTGTTTGCTGTGAGTTGGATGCCACTACACCTTTTCCATGTGGTAACTGACTTTAATGATAACCTTATTTCAAACAGGCATTTCAAGTTGGTGTATTGCATTTGTCATTTGTTAGGCATGATGTCCTGTTGTCTTAATCCAATTCTATATGGATTTCTTAATAATGGAATTAAAGCTGATTTAATGTCCCTTATACACTGCATTCATATGTCATAG